From the Salipiger sp. CCB-MM3 genome, the window CCCTACCGCCCCGACATTGACGGGCTGCGCGCCGTCGCGGTGCTGGCGGTGGTGCTTTATCACTTCGGCCTGCCATGGCTCGGCGGCGGCTTCACCGGCGTCGACGTGTTCTTCGTGATCTCGGGATTTCTGATCGGCGGCATCCTCTGGCGCGAGCATGAGGCCGAGGGGCGCATCCGCCTCGGCGCCTTCTACCTGCGCCGCTTCCGCCGCCTTGCCCCGGCCTTCTTTGCCATGGCGCTGATCACCGCCGCGCTTGGCGCCGCGCTGCTGCTGCCCTTCGAGTTCCGCGAGTTCGGCAAGTCGCTGATCGCCGCCACGGTCTATCTGTCGAATGTGCTCTTCTACAAACAGGCGGGCTATTTCGACACGGGCGCCGAGATGAAGCCACTGCTGCACACGTGGTCTCTGGCGGTCGAAGAGCAGTTCTATCTTTTCCTGCCGCTGCTGATCGCGCTGCTGTCGCGGCACCGCCAAGTGCTGCTGATGGCGCTGGTGGCGGTCTGGGGCGCCTCTCTGGTCTCGTCGGTCCTTGCCACGCCCAGCCATCCGGGCGCGGCCTTCTACCTCTTCCCGTTCCGCGCGTGGGAGCTTTTGTCGGGCGTGCTTCTGGCGATCTGGGGGCTGGAGACCGGGCGCGTCTGGCGCGGCCGCGCGGCGCTCAGCTGGGCCGGGCTGGCGCTCATCGCGGTAAGCGTGACGCTGATCCCGGCCGGGCCGATGTTTCCCGGATTGCTCGCCCTGCCGCCGGTGCTGGGCACGGTGCTGTTGATCGCCAATGGCACCGGCGCAAACCCGGTCAACCGCGCGCTGTCGCATCCGGTGGCGCTGTTCTTCGGACGCATCTCCTACTCGCTCTACCTCTGGCACTGGCCGGTGGTGACGCTGTCGCTCTACCTGCGCGGCAGCTACAGCGGCCCGCTCGAGGCCGCCGCATGGATCGCGCTGTCGGTGGTGCTGGCGTGGCTCTCCTGGCGCTTCATCGAAATGCCCGTCCGCCGTGCCCGCCTCGCCCCGCCGCTGGTCTTCGGCGGCACGGCGCTGGCCTCGGCGGCGGCGCTGGCGGTGGGCGGCTGGCTCTATCTCGGCGACGGTCTGGCAGAGCGGTTCGGCCCATCGGTGCGCCCGCATATCGCCGCCTCGGCGGATTTCCTGCAGGACTGGAGCCGCTGCACCACCCCTGAAAGCGGCCCGCTCATGGGGATCGAGACCTGCCCGATCGGCCCGGAAGGCGCGCCGCAGGTGCTGGTCTGGGGCGACAGCCATGCGCGCGCCTTCAAAGAGGGGCTCGATCTGGCCGCGCATGAGGCCAATGTGTCCGGACTGATCATCTGGCGCGCGGGCTGTCCGCCGCTCTTTGGTCTGCGCAAGAGCGAGAGCGCCGCCACCCCGGCGCAGGATCACGCCTGCACGCAGGCCAATCTGCAGATCCGTCAGGCGCTTCCCAGCCTCGACAGCCTGCAGCGCGTGGCGCTGATCGGACGCTGGACCTATTACGCCCATGGCAGCGGCATCGGCCTCGACGCGGGCAATAGGATCACCGTCACCCCCACCGATGCGCCGACCCCCGCCGGGGTGCCGCAGGCCAGCATCCTCGCCGAGGCGGAACGCACCACCGTCGCCGAGCTGCGCGGCCTCGTGCCCGACGTTGTGGTGCTGCGCCAACCGCCCGAGATCCCGGGCTACGACAGCCGCCTCGCCGCGCGTGAGGCCGCCCACGCGGGCTGGCCGCTGGCCAAGACCCCTGTCACCGCGCCGGACGTGCCGCGCAGCGCTCTGGCGCAGCGCAGCGCCGAGGCAGAAGCGCCGTGGCGCGCCATGGCCGAGGCCGGACAGATCCGCTGGATCGACACATGGCCCCGCTTCTGCGACGCCGAGGCCTGCCACGCGCTGCACGATGGGCAGGGCTGGTATTTCGACAACAACCACATCACCAACGCCGCCGCGCTGGCGCTGCGCGATCTCTTCGGCCCGATCTTCGGCACCAAGGTGGCCGGGCTGTGAGCCATCCGCTGACCGAAACGCTCTGGGATGCCGTGGTCATCGGCACCGGCATCGGCGGCGGCACGCTGGGGCGGGCCTTGGCCGAGGCGGGACAGAAGGTGCTGTTCCTCGAACGCGGCCCCGCCGGGCAGCGCAGCGCCCGCAACGGCCTGTCCGAGGTGTTCATCCCCGAGGCGCGGCTGGCGCGCGGGCTCTGGCCCGAGCCGCTGCACGCCACGGTGGACGGGGTGGAAAGCTCCTTCTACGCGCCGCTCGGGGCCGGGCCGGGGGGCAGTTCGGTGTTCTACGCGGCCACGCTGGAACGGCCCGAGCGGCACGATCTCGACGATCTGCCCGGCCTGCCGCATCCGGCGGGCG encodes:
- a CDS encoding acyltransferase family protein, whose translation is MPYRPDIDGLRAVAVLAVVLYHFGLPWLGGGFTGVDVFFVISGFLIGGILWREHEAEGRIRLGAFYLRRFRRLAPAFFAMALITAALGAALLLPFEFREFGKSLIAATVYLSNVLFYKQAGYFDTGAEMKPLLHTWSLAVEEQFYLFLPLLIALLSRHRQVLLMALVAVWGASLVSSVLATPSHPGAAFYLFPFRAWELLSGVLLAIWGLETGRVWRGRAALSWAGLALIAVSVTLIPAGPMFPGLLALPPVLGTVLLIANGTGANPVNRALSHPVALFFGRISYSLYLWHWPVVTLSLYLRGSYSGPLEAAAWIALSVVLAWLSWRFIEMPVRRARLAPPLVFGGTALASAAALAVGGWLYLGDGLAERFGPSVRPHIAASADFLQDWSRCTTPESGPLMGIETCPIGPEGAPQVLVWGDSHARAFKEGLDLAAHEANVSGLIIWRAGCPPLFGLRKSESAATPAQDHACTQANLQIRQALPSLDSLQRVALIGRWTYYAHGSGIGLDAGNRITVTPTDAPTPAGVPQASILAEAERTTVAELRGLVPDVVVLRQPPEIPGYDSRLAAREAAHAGWPLAKTPVTAPDVPRSALAQRSAEAEAPWRAMAEAGQIRWIDTWPRFCDAEACHALHDGQGWYFDNNHITNAAALALRDLFGPIFGTKVAGL